The genomic DNA ggcggatctctgagagttagaggtcagcctggtctacaaagccagttgcaggacagccagggctacacagagaaaccctgtcttgaaaaataaaacaaaaaggcaaaccATAGTttgaagctagagagatggctcagcaggtaggagCATGGACTTCTCTTCTGGAGGGCACCAGCACGCACATGGTGGCCACCTGTAGTCCTTCTGGCCTGGCCTCCACTGGCTGTTCAAGGGATCTATCTAGCCCCTTCCCCAgcttctacatgcacacacacacactcaagacacAAGCACTGAAAAATATGGACATAATTTGgagcacctgagttcaaattcttaCTCTGGGGGGGAGGCTCAGTGCCATGGGACAGTTTAATATTTTCTGTAATGCCCCTTTAATCATTTGTGTTATAGTGGGAAGATAGAATATTCACTTAAGGATTCAGTTCTTTGTATCATTTTTATGGTTAGCTTGGCAGAAAAATCTCACCGGCTAAAATCTGCTGGAATCCTTTAATGGTCTCCTTCAAGGGCACCAGCTTTCCCATATGACCCGTGAAGACCTCAGCAACCTGGAATGGCTGAGACAAGAAGCGCTGTATTTTTCTTGCCCGGGACACAGTCAATTTATCTTCCTCAGAAAGTTCATCCATACCCAAGATGGCAATGATGTCCTGGAGAGATTTGTAGTCCTAAAAGAACACAAGATGAAAAGGACAGAGGTAAGTGTACACTCCTCTAATTTAGAAACCTATTAGAAAAGTTTCAGGTGACCCTGGCCAAGATTTGTGTCTAGTTCTTCCTATTCCTCATCAATTATACTAAATCTAAAACCAGGGACCTCATCGGTACTGCAAATTCATCCTCAACTTTCCTTGTTCCAAAACACATCACGCAAACGATTAGAGAAGATACAGCCCTTAATCAGCTCTAAAATTCCTTCCTTGTGACTTGAGGGCCACAGACCCCATAGAGACACTCACCTGCAGGATCTTCTGCACCCCTCGGGCAACATCATAATGTTCATTGCCAACAATATTTGGATCCATGATTCGAGAGGTGGAGTCCAGAGGATCCACAGCTGGATAGATGCCCAACTCAGCAATGGCACGGGACAGCACGGTTGTAGCATCCAAATGGGCAAAAGTAGTTGCAGGGGCAGGGTCAGTCAAGTCATCCGCAGGCACATAGATGGCCTAAAGTGAACCAACAACTCATGGAGGTCAGCATCGAGCAAACTAATCCCTACTTAGACCATCTGCTTTTCCCACCTGTCAGACTTGTCTTATTATAGGCCCATGCTAGTCTCAAAATCACAAcctttgccaggcggtggtggcgtacgcctttaatcccagcactcaggaggtacagtcaggcggatctctgagttcgataccagcctggtctacaagagctatttccaggacagcctccaaagccacagagaaacactgtcttgaaaaaccaaaaccaaaccaaacaaaacaaaacaaaaagcaggggcagcctggattacagatcaagttcaaagacaaccaaggctacaacagggaccctgtcttaaaaaaatcaaaaagcaaataaaaacaaaagaaaataaaaccccaCAGAATAAAAAAGCCTAGCACTAAGTAAACATTAACGTAACAGTGCACAATAGGGGCTGGAAAGAGAATGGCTCAGATgtttaagagtgctggctgctcttctggaggtcctgagttctattcccagcaactacatacatggtggctcataggtGTGTCTGTAACTCCtattctaggggatctggcactcacagacatacagacatgcaaaccaccaatgcacataaaataaaaacaaaaagagtgtaCAATAGTTTAGTGAACATGAACATAAGAGTGGACCTCTAAAGACAAGGTTATGTTTAGCAGTCAAAGCCTTCAGGTCAAGTCCCAGAATACTTGCCCCACAACACACAAacaaggaaacaatgaaagccagatgAGCTGATGGCTCTtatctgcaatcccaacacttcagaagcagaggcagaaagactgctAAGCTGACAACTAAACTGGGTAGATATTAAGCACCAGGTCTAGAACCACAGAGGCCAATCTAATCTCAAGAGTAAAAGTTATGTTTTATTATTGCTATGTGCCctcatgagtttatgtgcacaaATGTATGCATGAACCTGCAGAAAgtagaagagtgtgtcagatccctggaactggagttacaggtggcagTGAGCCACCATTAGGTATTAAGAATAGAATCCAAATCCTTTGCAAGAAACAGgattcctccccaaccccccagaggcagggtttctctctgcagctttggagccaatcctggaacttactctgttgaGTAGgttccgactgcctctgcctcctgagtgctgggattaaaggcgtgcaccaccactgctaggtatcagaaagtatttttaattgctgagccattacTCCAGCCCCAGACACCTTCAAATCATTAGATGAGTGTTTCATTTTCTGGGTTTTGTGAGACAAACTCTGAGCGTCATGTAGCCAAGTtagccaggaactcactatggagctgAAAACAGCCTTGAAttccagatcttcctgcctcttcccatgtGCTacggtcattttttttctttccgagacagggtttctctgtgcagctttggagcctgtcctggcactccctctggagaccaggctggcctcgaactcacagagatccgtctgcctctgcttcccaagtgctgggattaaaggcgtgtgccaccaacgcccagcctaagGTCATTTAATACCAGCTCCAGATAGTGTTTGTTTTACCACCTACAGTCTGACATGCAAACATGGGATTTTAGACATTATTCTAACTGGTTAACTCCCCCCATTCAAAAGTATTAAATCCGAGcatttaatcccaatacttgagaggcagatgggtctctgagttcaagaccagcctggtctacatagttccaaggctacataaaggtgaaaccctgtgtcaaacagTAAGACCCTTTTTCCTGGAActctcatgtagaccaggttgatcatgaactcagaaatccacctgcttctgcctgagtgctgggattgaaggtgtgtgccactgcacccAGACACCAAGTGCTATTttaatgtgtacatatgtatgcctgAATCTATATACActcagcatgtgtgtgcaggttgcCTAAGATACAGACCggcagagggcagcagatccactcagctggagctacagatggttatgagccatctgACATAGCTACTAAactaaacccaagtcctctggagaGATAGAAGTGTTTTTCTCTTAAACACTGCACTATCCCCTCCAGgccaaaatacaaaatacaagttATATATCTTCCTAGATTCCTTTCTACTAACTCTAATCTTTATCCACTTATTCTCCTTACCTGCACAGAGGTGATAGAACCCTTCTTGGTGGTGGTGATTCTTTCCTGCATCGTACCCATGTCAGTGGCTAGAGTGGGCTGGTAGCCTACAGCAGAAGGGATTCTGCCCAATAAGGCAGACACCTAAAAGACAGAAGTGAAAGCCAGGTCTATATGTCTACATCTTTATGCTATTATGACCACCAGTCCACTCTAGGCTTCCCCCATTACCTCTGAGCCAGCCTGGGTGAAGCGGAAGATGTTGTCAATAAACAGTAGGACATCTTGACCTTCTTGGTCTCTGAAGTATTCAGCAACGGTAAGACCAGTCAGAGCTACCCGGGCACGAGCACCAGGTGGTTCATTCATCTGTCCATATACCAACGCCACCTGTGGTTAAGTACGCACATCAGAGAAGTTAGCAGGTTCCCAAATGGGAAAGAAACCACCACGTCTCCCACTTAGATGTTTGTTTGCAAATTTCTCCTCACCATTTGACATGAAATTCAAACACTAAAGATAATTTCTGAactgaaataaaacatataaaacagGGTTGTCTGAGATATGGGAATCCCTTCCATTCAATCCCTGCAAATCGGCTCTTAAATAACTGGGTTATCTATCAGAACTAAAGACTAGAAGTAGCTCACACCAGAGGAAAATGTACTCTGGCGTACAGGAAGACGGTGGTGGGAATGGAAAGGATTGTGTTTACAGGTCCTGGGACACTTAACATCAAATACAAATCATGGCTTCAGCTGGCACTGTTTTCTGAATCGCCCTATGTGGGCATCAATTTGCTCAGCACTCACCTTGGAGGTAGCATCTTTTAGGTTGATAACACCAGACTCAATCATTTCATGGTACAAATCATTGCCTTCGCGGGTCCTCTCACCAACACCAGCAAACACAGAGTAACCACCATGGGCTTTAGCGACATTGTTGATTAACTCCATGATCAGTACTGTCTTCCCAACGCCAGCCCCACCGAAGAGTCCTAGGTTAAAAGAAGGTATTGCATTTCGGCATTCCCAAATTAAGCCACCTCAAACAACGTTCACGTCTGCCCATCTTTTCCCTTCTCAGCAATGGTATCTGGCTTCAGCAATCTCAGAAGAACGAAAGTCAGAAACTAATCATCAACGAAGGACATCACACACTCAGATGGCATTTCCCTCCCCGGCTGTATCTGGACAACACCTGTCAAACAACATACCGATCTTGCCACCCTTGGCGTATGGGGCCAGCAGGTCCACAACCTTTATACCAGTCACCAGGATCTCCTGCTCCACACTCATCTCTATGAACTCAGGAGCTTCAGCATGAATAGGAGCAAATCTGTAAGGTTTAAATACAAGAAGAGGGTCAGTGACTGTTCACCGTTCAGGGAAGCCACTCAAGTCCCTGCCAACAGAGTCTAATCTTGTCCAGGTAGCTGTCACGTAACATCTAACTTTCTGCAGTAAAGACTTTGTCTCAGGAATAAATAACTCCTTTCCTgaaccccccccttttttccctttttttttttttttattttttttccccccgagacagggtttctctgtggctttggaggctgtcctggaactagctcttgtagaccaggctggtcttgaactcacagagatcctctgcctctgctgggattaaagggcgtgcaccaccaacacccggccctttCATGAACCTTAAGGTAACAAAATTCCTTCATATACCAATAGGAAAATAAaccaatggggggggggggggcccgcaCTTCTAAGTACCAAGTCTTCAACAACCCGAACTTCTCTATCTCTAGTTTCAACAACTGAAGACAACAGAAATTTAAGTAAAACAGTAGGGAAACTCTATTACAAGCTATTACCCTAATGCGTAAAACTGCAGAGTAAAGTTCCCAGGTACACAAACGAAATGAAGGGGAACTTACTGTTTGGTTTTGATTGGGCCTCTCTCATCAATAGGTTCTCCAATGACGTTCATGATTCGGCCCAAGGTCTCTGGACCGACGGGAATTTTGATTGGTGCCCCGgaatccaggactttctggcccCTAACCAAGCCTTCAGTACCATCCATAGCAATGGTTCGGACGGTGCTCTCCCCTGTCAGATAAAGGCACCAGAGGTTACAGGGACCAAAGCACTGACAATACTCGACAAAGTGTGTCCAAAAGCAAACAAGACTCCCCCTCAGCAACTGAATGCGGCTTCAGCAATCTCAGAAGAACGAAAGTCATTTTGATAAAATC from Cricetulus griseus strain 17A/GY chromosome 1 unlocalized genomic scaffold, alternate assembly CriGri-PICRH-1.0 chr1_0, whole genome shotgun sequence includes the following:
- the Atp5f1b gene encoding ATP synthase subunit beta, mitochondrial isoform X2; the encoded protein is MLSLVGRVASASASGALRGLSPSAALPQAQLLLRAAPAAVHPARDYAAQTSPSPKAGAATGRIVAVIGAVVDVQFDEGLPPILNALEVQGRDTRLVLEVAQHLGESTVRTIAMDGTEGLVRGQKVLDSGAPIKIPVGPETLGRIMNVIGEPIDERGPIKTKQFAPIHAEAPEFIEMSVEQEILVTGIKVVDLLAPYAKGGKIGLFGGAGVGKTVLIMELINNVAKAHGGYSVFAGVGERTREGNDLYHEMIESGVINLKDATSKVALVYGQMNEPPGARARVALTGLTVAEYFRDQEGQDVLLFIDNIFRFTQAGSEVSALLGRIPSAVGYQPTLATDMGTMQERITTTKKGSITSVQAIYVPADDLTDPAPATTFAHLDATTVLSRAIAELGIYPAVDPLDSTSRIMDPNIVGNEHYDVARGVQKILQDYKSLQDIIAILGMDELSEEDKLTVSRARKIQRFLSQPFQVAEVFTGHMGKLVPLKETIKGFQQILAGDYDHLPEQAFYMVGPIEEAVAKADKLAEEHAS